One genomic segment of Streptomyces sp. RKND-216 includes these proteins:
- a CDS encoding LysR family transcriptional regulator: MDLALLRTFLAVHRAGSFTRGAVLLGLSQPAVTGQIRTLEGQIGRPLFHRMARGVTATAVGEELARKVAPHLDALTEITERGLDEESAGRTVHLAGPPEFTALRAVPALTALVGQGLSLRAAFGSTEEVLEGLAAGHSDLALTTGRPRGRLLATTPLCDEELVLVAGPRWAARLGGAAVVRAKGPAALEDVPALSVHESMPLMTRYWAAVFDQPLLQSGTVIAPDLRAVLQCVLHGAGMAVLPRYLCAEHLASGALAALLEPPVPPLRTYFLTVRVGTLALPHIARTHEWLVRASADW, from the coding sequence ATGGACCTGGCGCTGCTGCGCACGTTCCTGGCGGTGCACCGCGCCGGCTCCTTCACCCGCGGCGCGGTACTCCTCGGCCTCTCCCAGCCGGCCGTCACCGGGCAGATCCGCACCCTGGAGGGTCAGATCGGCCGTCCGCTCTTCCACCGGATGGCCCGCGGCGTCACCGCCACCGCCGTCGGCGAGGAGCTCGCCCGCAAGGTCGCCCCACACCTCGACGCCCTGACCGAGATCACCGAAAGGGGCCTCGACGAGGAGAGCGCCGGCCGCACCGTGCACCTCGCCGGCCCGCCCGAGTTCACCGCGCTGCGGGCCGTGCCCGCACTCACCGCCCTGGTCGGCCAGGGCCTTTCCCTGCGCGCCGCGTTCGGCAGCACCGAGGAGGTCCTCGAAGGGCTCGCCGCCGGCCACAGCGACCTCGCCCTCACCACCGGCCGCCCCCGCGGCCGACTCCTGGCCACCACCCCGCTGTGCGACGAGGAGCTGGTCCTGGTCGCCGGGCCGCGCTGGGCCGCGCGGCTCGGCGGCGCGGCCGTGGTGCGCGCAAAGGGACCCGCCGCGCTGGAGGACGTACCGGCGCTGTCGGTCCACGAGAGCATGCCGCTGATGACCCGCTACTGGGCCGCCGTCTTCGACCAGCCGCTACTCCAGTCCGGCACGGTCATCGCCCCGGACCTGCGCGCCGTACTCCAGTGCGTGCTGCACGGCGCGGGCATGGCCGTGCTGCCCCGCTACCTGTGCGCCGAGCACCTGGCGAGCGGCGCCCTCGCCGCCCTGCTGGAACCGCCCGTACCCCCGCTGCGCACCTACTTCCTCACCGTGCGGGTGGGCACCCTGGCCCTGCCGCACATCGCACGCACCCACGAGTGGCTGGTGCGCGCGTCCGCCGACTGGTGA
- the thiC gene encoding phosphomethylpyrimidine synthase ThiC yields MTMQDARTPENPSGAAEAQRKPGWHKGYVGGSRPDIRVPVRRVHLTNGQDVTLYDTSGPYTDPTIDTDVRRGLPPLRENWIISRGDTEEYAGRELRPEDDGIKHTSPRGGLRNLDAVFPGRPRQPRRARGDMAVTQLAYARRGDITPEMEYVAVRENVSPELVRDEIAAGRAVLPANVNHPEIEPMIIGKNFLVKVNANIGNSAVTSSIEEEVEKMTWASRWGADTVMDLSTGRNIHTTREWVLRNSPVPIGTVPLYQALEKVDGKAEELSWEVYKDTVLEQCEQGVDYMTVHAGVLLRYVPLTARRKTGIVSRGGSIMAAWCLAHHQESFLYTHFEELCDILRAYDVTFSLGDGLRPGSIADANDEAQFAELRTLGELNRIAKARGVQTMIEGPGHVPMHKIKENIDLQQEICEEAPFYTLGPLTTDIAPAYDHITSGIGAAMIGWWGTAMLCYVTPKEHLGLPDRDDVKTGVITYKIAAHAADLAKGHPGAQDWDDALSDARFEFRWEDQFNLALDPDTAREFHDATLPAEPAKTAHFCSMCGPKFCSMKISQDIRREHASEMAGGGAANGGVPAALDVQEIEAGMAEKSREFAEAGNRVYLPLAD; encoded by the coding sequence ATGACCATGCAGGATGCACGCACGCCCGAAAACCCGTCCGGCGCTGCCGAAGCGCAGCGGAAACCGGGCTGGCACAAGGGCTACGTCGGGGGATCGCGCCCGGACATCCGGGTCCCGGTCCGCCGGGTGCACCTCACCAACGGCCAGGACGTGACGCTGTACGACACGTCCGGCCCGTACACCGACCCCACCATCGACACCGACGTCCGCCGCGGCCTGCCGCCGCTGCGGGAGAACTGGATCATCTCCCGGGGGGACACCGAGGAGTACGCGGGCCGTGAACTGCGGCCCGAGGACGACGGGATCAAGCACACCTCGCCGCGCGGCGGTCTGAGGAACCTGGACGCGGTCTTCCCCGGCCGTCCGCGCCAGCCCCGGCGGGCACGCGGCGATATGGCCGTCACGCAGCTCGCGTACGCCCGGCGCGGCGACATCACCCCGGAGATGGAGTACGTCGCCGTCCGGGAGAACGTCTCCCCCGAGTTGGTGCGCGACGAGATCGCCGCGGGACGCGCCGTCCTCCCGGCCAACGTCAACCACCCGGAGATCGAGCCGATGATCATCGGCAAGAACTTCCTGGTGAAGGTCAACGCCAACATCGGCAACTCCGCCGTCACCTCCTCGATCGAGGAGGAGGTGGAGAAGATGACCTGGGCGAGCCGCTGGGGCGCCGACACGGTCATGGACCTCTCCACCGGCCGCAACATCCACACCACCCGCGAGTGGGTGCTGCGCAACTCCCCCGTGCCCATCGGCACGGTGCCGCTCTACCAGGCGCTGGAGAAGGTCGACGGCAAGGCCGAGGAGCTGAGCTGGGAGGTCTACAAGGACACCGTCCTGGAGCAGTGCGAGCAGGGCGTCGACTACATGACCGTCCACGCCGGCGTGCTGCTGCGCTACGTGCCGCTCACCGCGCGTCGCAAGACCGGCATCGTCTCACGCGGCGGCTCCATCATGGCCGCCTGGTGCCTGGCGCATCACCAGGAGAGCTTCCTCTACACCCACTTCGAGGAACTCTGCGACATCCTGCGCGCGTACGACGTGACGTTTTCGCTCGGCGACGGACTCCGGCCCGGATCGATCGCCGACGCGAACGACGAGGCGCAGTTCGCCGAACTGCGCACGCTCGGCGAACTGAACCGGATCGCCAAGGCGCGCGGCGTGCAGACGATGATCGAGGGCCCCGGACACGTCCCGATGCACAAGATCAAGGAGAACATCGACCTCCAGCAGGAGATCTGCGAGGAGGCGCCCTTCTACACCCTGGGCCCGCTCACCACCGACATCGCCCCGGCGTACGACCACATCACCTCGGGCATCGGCGCGGCGATGATCGGCTGGTGGGGGACGGCGATGCTCTGCTACGTCACGCCGAAGGAGCACCTGGGCCTGCCCGACCGGGACGACGTCAAGACCGGCGTGATCACGTACAAGATCGCGGCGCACGCGGCGGACCTGGCCAAGGGCCACCCGGGCGCGCAGGACTGGGACGACGCGCTGTCCGACGCGCGCTTCGAGTTCCGCTGGGAGGACCAGTTCAACCTGGCCCTCGACCCGGACACCGCCCGGGAGTTCCACGACGCGACCCTCCCGGCCGAACCGGCCAAGACGGCACACTTCTGCTCGATGTGCGGGCCGAAATTCTGCTCGATGAAGATCAGCCAGGACATCCGCCGGGAGCACGCCAGCGAGATGGCCGGAGGCGGAGCAGCGAACGGCGGCGTCCCCGCCGCACTCGACGTGCAGGAGATCGAGGCGGGCATGGCGGAGAAGTCGCGTGAGTTCGCCGAGGCGGGCAACCGCGTCTACCTGCCGCTGGCGGACTGA
- a CDS encoding YibE/F family protein yields MTTPPQQPQPPSSGWGDGPRSGHAHQHGRRPEYGHPPAHGGGHGGHGGHGHGGGHGGHGHAHAHGPATPVSRHLRKVVAAVLIPFAAAVVAGLVLLWPGGAPGGQEDGRSGVGFDRPTYDARVTAVRTVDCADVNAQPSGGIGQQPDPGAGGAGGAGDQACRQATVEVTSGPGTGRTFPHVITPDATRTLSAGQDVVVAYAENAPRDLQYAVIDVDRDLPMALLAGIFAVVVVLVGRLRGMLALVGLGVSFAVLTLFILPAILQGSNPLLVAVVGGSAIMLATLYLCHGLSARTSVAALGTLVSLLLIGVLGSLFIGWAELTGNTDDQTGLVHGLYPDIKIQGLLLAGVLIGSLGVLDDVTVTQTSAVWELRDADPSAGWRQLYGAAMRIGRDHIASVVNTLVLAYAGAALPLLLLFSIAESSVATVAGSELVAEEIVRTLIGSIGLVASVPVTTLLAALVVSADRRPGTTPGSAEVPGAPVPAGAAPGATVTSRRGRRRKKR; encoded by the coding sequence GTGACGACGCCACCGCAGCAGCCGCAGCCGCCGTCCTCCGGGTGGGGGGACGGGCCCCGATCCGGGCATGCCCACCAGCACGGCCGGCGCCCCGAGTACGGCCACCCGCCCGCCCACGGCGGCGGTCACGGCGGGCACGGCGGTCACGGCCACGGCGGTGGGCACGGCGGTCACGGCCACGCGCACGCCCATGGCCCGGCGACGCCCGTCTCCCGCCACCTGCGGAAGGTCGTCGCCGCCGTGCTCATCCCCTTCGCCGCCGCCGTCGTCGCGGGGCTGGTGCTGCTCTGGCCGGGCGGGGCGCCGGGCGGGCAGGAGGACGGTCGCAGCGGCGTCGGCTTCGACCGGCCCACCTACGACGCGCGCGTCACGGCCGTGCGCACCGTGGACTGCGCCGACGTCAACGCCCAGCCGTCGGGCGGGATCGGGCAGCAGCCCGATCCCGGCGCGGGCGGTGCCGGCGGTGCCGGCGACCAGGCGTGCCGCCAGGCGACCGTCGAGGTCACCAGCGGCCCCGGCACCGGACGCACCTTCCCCCACGTCATCACCCCGGACGCCACCCGCACCCTGTCCGCCGGGCAGGACGTCGTCGTCGCCTATGCGGAGAACGCGCCGCGGGATCTCCAGTACGCGGTGATCGACGTGGACCGCGACCTGCCGATGGCGCTGCTCGCCGGGATCTTCGCCGTGGTGGTGGTGCTGGTGGGACGGCTGCGCGGGATGCTGGCGCTGGTCGGGCTGGGGGTGAGCTTCGCCGTGCTGACGCTGTTCATCCTCCCGGCGATCCTCCAGGGCTCCAACCCGCTGCTGGTCGCTGTGGTGGGCGGCAGCGCGATCATGCTGGCCACGCTCTACCTCTGCCACGGCCTGTCCGCACGGACCTCCGTCGCGGCGCTCGGCACGCTGGTGTCGCTGCTGCTGATCGGCGTGCTGGGTTCGCTGTTCATCGGCTGGGCGGAGCTCACGGGCAACACCGACGACCAGACGGGGCTGGTGCACGGGCTCTACCCCGACATCAAGATCCAGGGTCTGCTGCTCGCCGGTGTGCTCATCGGTTCGCTCGGCGTGCTGGACGACGTCACGGTGACTCAGACCTCGGCCGTGTGGGAGTTGAGGGACGCCGACCCGTCGGCGGGTTGGCGGCAGCTGTACGGCGCCGCGATGCGCATCGGCCGCGACCACATCGCGTCCGTGGTCAACACCCTGGTGCTCGCCTACGCCGGGGCGGCCCTACCGCTGCTCCTGCTCTTCTCCATCGCGGAGAGCAGCGTGGCCACGGTCGCCGGTTCGGAGTTGGTGGCGGAGGAGATCGTGCGGACCCTCATCGGGTCCATCGGGCTGGTCGCGTCCGTGCCCGTCACCACGCTCCTGGCCGCGCTGGTGGTCTCCGCGGACCGCCGGCCGGGGACGACCCCCGGCTCCGCCGAGGTCCCCGGCGCTCCGGTGCCCGCCGGGGCGGCGCCCGGCGCGACGGTCACCAGTCGTCGCGGGAGGAGGAGGAAGAAGAGGTGA
- a CDS encoding DUF5326 family protein: MAVKEVLATLPWWVKWVAIPVIALVVFGGLIASVVGFLVGLLFKVLLFAALVGGLIYLVRQFTSSSSSSRDDW, from the coding sequence ATGGCTGTCAAGGAAGTGCTCGCCACCTTGCCGTGGTGGGTGAAGTGGGTCGCCATACCGGTGATCGCGCTCGTCGTGTTCGGCGGGCTGATCGCCAGCGTGGTCGGCTTCCTGGTCGGCCTGCTCTTCAAGGTGCTGCTCTTCGCGGCCCTGGTGGGCGGTCTGATCTACCTGGTGCGCCAGTTCACCTCTTCTTCCTCCTCCTCCCGCGACGACTGGTGA
- a CDS encoding cupin domain-containing protein: MKAFRLEELEAERAANDGAYLQFLRERHMSVGLYAVDRGGADPQQPHSQDEVYFVVSGRAALTVGDETTPVARGSVVYVPAGVPHRFHHVSEDLRVMVVFSPPEG, encoded by the coding sequence GTGAAGGCGTTCCGGCTGGAAGAGCTGGAGGCGGAGCGTGCCGCGAACGACGGCGCCTATCTGCAGTTCCTGCGCGAGCGTCACATGTCGGTGGGCCTGTACGCCGTGGACCGAGGCGGGGCGGACCCGCAGCAGCCGCATTCGCAGGACGAGGTGTACTTCGTGGTCAGCGGCCGTGCGGCGCTCACCGTCGGGGACGAGACGACGCCGGTGGCGCGCGGCAGCGTCGTGTACGTGCCGGCCGGCGTGCCGCACCGCTTCCACCACGTCAGCGAGGACCTGCGGGTCATGGTGGTGTTCTCTCCCCCGGAGGGCTGA
- a CDS encoding phage holin family protein, with product MTNFLIKTVANAAALLVAVWLIAGITLTGEDTGRQALTLVLVALIFGLVNFVVKPVVKLLSLPVLILTLGLFTLVINALMLLLTSWLADVVDLSFHVDGFWAALLGGLIISIVSWALNMILPDDD from the coding sequence ATGACGAACTTCCTCATCAAGACCGTGGCCAACGCGGCGGCGCTGCTCGTCGCCGTGTGGCTGATCGCCGGCATCACGCTCACCGGCGAGGACACCGGCCGGCAGGCCCTCACCCTCGTGCTCGTCGCCCTGATCTTCGGCCTGGTCAACTTCGTGGTCAAGCCGGTCGTGAAGCTGCTCTCGCTGCCGGTGCTCATCCTCACGCTCGGCCTGTTCACCCTGGTGATCAACGCGCTGATGCTCCTGCTGACGTCGTGGCTGGCGGACGTGGTCGACCTCAGCTTCCACGTCGACGGCTTCTGGGCGGCTCTGCTCGGCGGCCTGATCATCTCGATCGTCTCCTGGGCCCTGAACATGATCCTTCCGGACGACGACTGA
- a CDS encoding low molecular weight protein-tyrosine-phosphatase produces the protein MPVHGPDRRYRVCFVCTGNICRSPMAEAVFRARLEDAGLDDRVRTDSAGTGGWHVGEPADPRTAAVLGTADYPLLHAARRFEPDWFQHIDLVIALDEGHRSELRRLAPDAAEAGKVRLLRSYDPVSAERGELDVPDPYYGGDEGFQECLDLVEAAMPGLLAEVAAVVEAREGRTGIGPAGSAGRGRAGSGGP, from the coding sequence ATGCCGGTGCACGGTCCCGACCGCCGCTACCGGGTGTGCTTCGTGTGTACGGGCAACATCTGCCGCTCCCCCATGGCCGAGGCGGTGTTCCGGGCCCGGCTGGAGGATGCGGGGCTGGACGACCGGGTGCGCACGGACAGCGCCGGCACCGGCGGCTGGCACGTCGGCGAGCCCGCAGACCCCCGTACCGCCGCGGTGCTGGGGACGGCCGACTACCCGCTGCTGCACGCCGCGCGCCGGTTCGAGCCGGACTGGTTCCAGCACATCGACCTGGTGATCGCGCTGGACGAGGGGCACCGCAGCGAGCTGCGACGGCTCGCGCCGGATGCCGCGGAGGCCGGGAAGGTCCGCCTGCTGAGGTCCTACGACCCGGTGTCGGCCGAGCGGGGCGAGCTGGACGTCCCCGACCCGTACTACGGCGGTGACGAGGGCTTCCAGGAGTGCCTGGACCTCGTCGAGGCGGCCATGCCCGGTCTGCTCGCCGAGGTCGCCGCGGTGGTGGAGGCGCGGGAGGGCCGCACCGGGATCGGCCCTGCGGGGAGCGCGGGGCGAGGTCGTGCCGGGAGCGGCGGACCGTGA
- a CDS encoding fructosamine kinase family protein encodes MIADRVREMTGVPVGEARPVGGGDVCAAHRLDADGRTLFAKTLADAPEGFFRAEADGLALLAGTGVVAVPAVVAAAPDVLVLDWIEPGRPSPGAAERLGRDLAALHDSPVEAWGTPGRPAFLGPLPLPSPDARLTDPGDWPAFHAAYRLLPFLRRAADAGAMADGDVRAVERLCARLDEVAGPPQRPVVIHGDLWSGNVHWSATGRAWLIDPAAQGGHPETDLAMLELFGCPHLDRVLAAYEEVRPVPGRAARTGLHQLQHLLVHAVLFGGGYGARCGQVARAALA; translated from the coding sequence GTGATCGCGGACCGGGTGCGCGAGATGACCGGCGTGCCGGTCGGGGAGGCGCGGCCGGTGGGCGGCGGCGACGTCTGCGCCGCCCACCGGCTCGACGCCGACGGCCGGACGCTCTTCGCCAAGACCCTCGCCGACGCTCCGGAGGGCTTCTTCCGCGCCGAGGCGGACGGTCTGGCGCTGCTCGCCGGAACGGGCGTGGTCGCGGTGCCCGCGGTAGTGGCGGCGGCGCCGGACGTGCTGGTGCTGGACTGGATCGAGCCCGGCCGGCCGTCGCCCGGGGCGGCGGAGCGGCTGGGCCGCGATCTGGCCGCGCTGCACGACAGCCCGGTCGAGGCGTGGGGCACGCCCGGCCGGCCCGCCTTCCTCGGGCCGCTGCCGCTGCCCTCGCCCGACGCCCGCCTGACCGACCCGGGCGACTGGCCTGCCTTCCACGCCGCGTACCGGCTGCTTCCCTTCCTGCGGCGGGCCGCCGACGCCGGCGCGATGGCCGACGGCGACGTACGGGCCGTGGAGCGGCTGTGCGCACGTCTCGACGAGGTGGCCGGGCCACCGCAGCGGCCGGTCGTGATCCACGGAGACCTGTGGTCCGGCAACGTGCACTGGTCCGCGACCGGCCGGGCCTGGCTCATCGACCCCGCCGCGCAGGGCGGTCATCCGGAGACCGATCTGGCGATGCTGGAGCTGTTCGGCTGCCCGCACCTGGACCGCGTGCTGGCCGCGTACGAGGAGGTGCGGCCCGTTCCCGGCCGCGCCGCGCGGACGGGGCTGCATCAGCTGCAGCACCTCCTGGTGCACGCGGTGCTCTTCGGCGGCGGGTACGGTGCCCGCTGCGGGCAGGTGGCGCGCGCCGCCCTGGCGTGA
- a CDS encoding cystathionine gamma-lyase, giving the protein MSRDDRDATRVVRAGLPPEEPYAPPLPGPVFAAHYHLPGDPHDAPYAYGRDANPTWTALERAVGALEAPTGVPGEQVHALAFASGMAAISAVVFSQVRPGEAVVLPSDGYNLLVPTRERLESLGVEVRTAPTGGDAQRELLDGARLLWIESPSNPGLDVCDIRALTDEAHARGALVAVDNTLATPLGQRPLELGADFSVASGTKALTGHGDLLLGYVACQDAALAGGVRLWRKTVGAVPGPMEAWLAHRSLATLELRTRQQATGALAVARALRELPGVTDVRHPGLPEDPSHPVAARQMRRYGCVVSFTLPDKGFAERFLAALRLVDDATSFGGVRSTAERRGRWGGDAVPEGFVRMSVGVEDPEDLVADLRHAVEHAAAQQE; this is encoded by the coding sequence ATGAGCAGGGACGACCGCGACGCGACCCGGGTGGTGCGGGCGGGGCTGCCGCCGGAGGAGCCGTACGCGCCGCCGTTGCCCGGGCCGGTGTTCGCCGCGCACTACCACCTGCCCGGCGACCCGCACGACGCCCCGTACGCCTACGGCCGGGACGCCAACCCGACCTGGACGGCGCTGGAGCGCGCCGTCGGCGCACTGGAGGCGCCGACCGGGGTGCCCGGCGAACAGGTGCACGCGCTCGCCTTCGCCTCCGGCATGGCCGCGATCTCCGCCGTGGTGTTCTCCCAGGTGCGGCCCGGCGAGGCGGTGGTGCTGCCGTCCGACGGGTACAACCTGCTGGTGCCGACCCGGGAACGCCTGGAGTCGCTGGGCGTCGAGGTGCGCACGGCGCCGACCGGCGGCGACGCGCAGCGCGAACTCCTCGACGGCGCCCGGCTGCTGTGGATCGAGTCGCCGTCGAACCCGGGGCTGGACGTGTGCGACATCCGGGCCCTGACGGACGAGGCCCATGCACGCGGCGCGCTGGTGGCCGTCGACAACACCCTCGCCACCCCGCTGGGACAGCGCCCGCTGGAACTCGGTGCGGACTTCTCCGTCGCCTCCGGCACCAAGGCGCTCACCGGCCACGGCGACCTGCTGCTCGGCTATGTCGCCTGCCAAGACGCCGCTCTCGCCGGCGGGGTGCGGCTGTGGCGCAAGACAGTCGGCGCCGTCCCCGGCCCGATGGAGGCGTGGCTGGCGCACCGTTCGCTGGCCACCCTGGAGCTGCGCACCCGGCAGCAGGCGACCGGTGCGCTGGCCGTCGCGCGGGCACTGCGCGAGCTGCCCGGGGTGACGGACGTACGTCACCCCGGGCTGCCCGAGGACCCGTCGCACCCGGTGGCGGCCCGTCAGATGCGCCGCTACGGCTGCGTGGTGTCGTTCACGCTGCCGGACAAGGGCTTCGCCGAACGCTTCCTGGCCGCGCTGCGGCTGGTCGACGACGCCACCAGCTTCGGCGGTGTGCGCAGCACCGCGGAGCGGCGTGGTCGCTGGGGCGGCGACGCCGTGCCGGAGGGTTTCGTGCGGATGTCCGTCGGTGTGGAGGACCCGGAGGACCTGGTCGCCGACCTCCGGCACGCGGTGGAGCACGCGGCCGCACAACAGGAATGA
- a CDS encoding LCP family protein, with amino-acid sequence MTHTESTVEERADVPAARPGRDGSGGGGSADGGAEMPSGPKRRRGRRVLLWCLAGVLLLVGGPAGYGWWRADSAADSIPRIPDALPNVPERQQPPPGAGVTFLLVGLDTRSGVPTTGDDAQAPAWRAGASRSDTMMLFHLSADREDAAVVSLARDTWVEIPGHGEAKLNAAYSWGGPALAVRTVQDVTGVRVDHLAVVDWNGFRELTDAVGGVDITVPRDIPGRGDAPAHRAGTHRMNGEEALAYVRERKGLPRGDLDRTARQQNFLRALMGRVLSGETLSSPSRVSGLLDSVGDVVGVDDGLSNSGLYDLAWGMRGLRTSDVRFLNAPVDGFGTRQGQSVVLLDRERAAPLWEAIREDRVTEYLATHDTDGLKDPGSVR; translated from the coding sequence ATGACGCACACCGAAAGCACTGTCGAAGAGCGCGCTGACGTCCCCGCCGCCCGCCCCGGGAGGGACGGGAGCGGTGGTGGAGGCAGCGCAGACGGCGGTGCGGAGATGCCGTCCGGGCCGAAGCGCCGCCGTGGGCGGAGGGTGCTGCTCTGGTGCCTCGCCGGTGTGCTGCTGCTGGTCGGCGGTCCCGCCGGGTACGGGTGGTGGCGGGCGGACAGCGCTGCCGACTCGATCCCACGCATCCCGGACGCTCTGCCCAACGTGCCCGAGAGGCAGCAACCGCCGCCCGGGGCTGGCGTGACGTTCCTGCTCGTAGGGCTCGATACCAGGTCCGGGGTGCCGACCACCGGTGACGACGCGCAGGCGCCCGCGTGGAGGGCCGGGGCCTCGCGCAGCGACACGATGATGCTGTTCCACCTGTCGGCGGACCGCGAGGACGCGGCGGTGGTCTCACTGGCCCGCGACACCTGGGTGGAGATACCGGGGCACGGTGAGGCCAAGCTCAACGCCGCCTACTCCTGGGGTGGTCCGGCCCTCGCCGTGCGGACGGTGCAGGACGTCACCGGTGTCCGGGTCGACCACCTCGCGGTCGTCGACTGGAACGGTTTCCGTGAGTTGACCGATGCCGTGGGCGGTGTGGACATCACCGTGCCGCGCGACATACCCGGCCGCGGCGACGCCCCCGCTCACCGGGCCGGCACCCACCGCATGAACGGCGAGGAGGCGCTGGCATACGTCCGCGAACGCAAGGGCCTGCCCCGCGGCGACCTGGACCGTACGGCGCGGCAGCAGAACTTCCTGCGGGCGCTGATGGGCCGGGTGCTCAGCGGCGAGACGCTGTCCAGCCCTTCCCGGGTCAGTGGCCTGCTGGACTCGGTCGGCGACGTGGTCGGGGTGGACGACGGCCTGTCCAACAGCGGGCTGTACGACCTGGCGTGGGGCATGCGCGGGCTGCGTACCTCCGACGTGCGGTTCCTCAACGCGCCCGTGGACGGCTTCGGCACCCGCCAGGGACAGTCCGTGGTGCTGCTGGACCGGGAGCGGGCGGCGCCGCTGTGGGAGGCGATCCGGGAGGACCGCGTCACGGAGTATCTGGCCACCCACGACACCGACGGGCTGAAGGACCCCGGTTCGGTGCGGTAG
- a CDS encoding metallophosphoesterase: MPGDATPHAHHPHSSRSGGPATPQAPPTTFPAQPADYTPTQRDLPVIGAATHQPGHEPTVIDMPSPAPAPEGPSPLYVVGDVHGYLDELRDELRKAGLVDADDQWTGGNARLWFLGDFTDRGPDGIGVVDLVMRLSAEAAAAGGYCKALLGNHELLLIGAKRFGDTPVESGAGTASFQAAWLLNGGQQADMERLEDHHIQWMSRLHAMAVEDDHLLLHSDATCYLEFGDTVSEVNEAVTQAVQRADADETWDLFRRFTKRFAFRDEGSGTAAARELLDAFGGSRVVHGHSPIPYLTGATGDDSGETPPVTGPHVYADGLAVAMDGGVTMDGRLLVTRLPVAEASVNGRR; this comes from the coding sequence GTGCCGGGCGACGCCACGCCGCACGCGCACCACCCGCACTCCTCGCGCAGCGGCGGACCGGCGACGCCGCAGGCTCCGCCCACGACGTTCCCCGCCCAGCCCGCCGACTACACCCCGACCCAGCGCGATCTGCCCGTCATCGGCGCCGCCACGCACCAGCCCGGACACGAACCGACTGTGATCGACATGCCCTCCCCCGCACCCGCCCCCGAAGGCCCCTCGCCGCTCTACGTCGTCGGCGACGTGCACGGCTACCTCGACGAACTCCGCGACGAGCTGCGGAAAGCAGGGCTCGTGGACGCCGACGACCAGTGGACCGGCGGCAACGCCCGGCTGTGGTTCCTCGGCGACTTCACCGACCGCGGCCCGGACGGCATCGGCGTCGTCGACCTCGTCATGCGGCTCTCCGCGGAGGCCGCCGCCGCGGGCGGCTACTGCAAGGCCCTGCTGGGCAACCACGAACTGCTGCTCATCGGCGCCAAGCGGTTCGGCGACACCCCCGTCGAGTCCGGCGCCGGCACCGCGTCCTTCCAGGCCGCCTGGCTGCTCAACGGCGGCCAGCAGGCCGACATGGAGCGGCTGGAGGACCACCACATCCAGTGGATGTCCCGGCTGCACGCCATGGCCGTCGAGGACGACCACCTGCTGCTGCACTCCGACGCCACCTGCTACCTCGAATTCGGCGACACCGTGTCCGAGGTCAACGAGGCGGTCACGCAGGCCGTGCAACGCGCCGACGCCGACGAGACGTGGGACCTCTTCCGCCGCTTCACCAAGCGCTTCGCCTTCCGCGACGAGGGCTCCGGCACGGCAGCGGCCCGCGAACTCCTCGACGCCTTCGGCGGCAGCCGCGTCGTGCACGGCCACAGCCCCATCCCGTACCTGACCGGCGCCACCGGCGACGACTCCGGCGAGACGCCGCCGGTCACCGGCCCGCACGTGTACGCCGACGGGCTGGCCGTCGCGATGGACGGCGGCGTCACCATGGACGGCAGGCTGCTCGTCACCCGCCTCCCGGTGGCCGAGGCGTCCGTGAACGGCCGCCGATAG